In a genomic window of Plectropomus leopardus isolate mb chromosome 6, YSFRI_Pleo_2.0, whole genome shotgun sequence:
- the LOC121944505 gene encoding lysosomal membrane ascorbate-dependent ferrireductase CYB561A3 — translation MQPSGPSSPSCASTSDCFPLSHRSSAQCGSESPDEAQKHEVRANNTPTDPFRMTSVVRFYICYLLCLGLGLACVVCVCVWNSQWRGGFAWDGTTLQFNWHPVLMVTGLVVLYGIGAVLYRIPLTWGQNKLPWKLLHAALMLITLILSIVGLCAVFDFHNAKHTSNLYSLHSWIGITAVALFAMQWVVGVAGFLLPCTPVSLRALLKPVHVWMGGSILWLSIVACISGINEKLIFVLSGTEPYSKLPSEAVLGNSLGVLIVAFGLVVLKILSNQEWQRPDSRPEDLAYTPLLREESE, via the exons ATGCAGCCGTCTGGCCCCTCTTCCCCCAGCTGTGCCTCCACCTCTGACTGCTTCCCCCTCAGCCACCGCAGCTCAGCTCAATGTGGAAGTGAGAGTCCAGATGAAGCACAGAAACACGAAGTGAGAGCAAATAACACG CCTACAGATCCCTTCAGAATGACGTCTGTTGTGCGATTCTACATATGCTACCTCCTGTGTCTGGGCCTGGGCTTGGCCTGcgtggtgtgcgtgtgtgtgtggaacaGCCAGTGGCGTGGCGGTTTCGCCTGGGATGGTACAACCCTGCAGTTCAACTGGCACCCTGTCCTGATGGTAACCGGTCTGGTTGTGCTGTACGGCATCG GAGCTGTGTTGTACCGCATCCCCCTGACCTGGGGTCAGAACAAACTCCCCTGGAAGCTGCTGCATGCTGCACTGATGCTCATCACCCTGATCCTGTCCATTGTGGGGCTTTGTGCTGTGTTTGATTTCCACAATGCTAAACACACTTCCAACCTCTACTCCTTGCACAGCTGGATTGGAATCACTGCTGTAGCTCTTTTTGCCATGCAG TGGGTGGTGGGTGTGGCTGGCTTCCTCCTGCCCTGCACCCCTGTATCACTACGTGCACTCCTGAAACCCGTCCATGTGTGGATGGGAGGCAGCATACTGTGGCTCAGCATAGTTGCCTGCATCTCTGGAATCAACGAGAAACTCATCTTTGTTCT tagTGGAACTGAGCCATATTCTAAGCTTCCATCTGAGGCTGTGTTGGGGAATTCATTAGGAGTTTTGATTGTTGCCTTCGGCTTGGTGGTCCTTAAGATTTTGTCCAACCAGGAATGGCAGCGACCAGACTCCAGACCTGAGGATCTGGCTTACACG CCCTTGCTTCGAGAGGAAAGTGAATGA